A region of Bicyclus anynana chromosome 15, ilBicAnyn1.1, whole genome shotgun sequence DNA encodes the following proteins:
- the LOC112044993 gene encoding farnesoate epoxidase — protein MWPLIIFVLLLLVFKDVVEKPESYPPGPPLMPFIGNLLSLWLSLKKLKYHHSVWQDWAKKYGNILGLRFGSTNVVVVSGKDMIREVSSREVFDGRPNGFFYLLRSFNKKLGLVFSDGATWTKTRRMVLKSLRVFGYGSRSMEANISEECNALIDMRMADAGVPVVVNHMFDVCIVNILWKLVAGKRYDLANEQLKVLCDLITRSFKVVDMSGGILNFLPFLRHVVPNLIGYTELRAIHDALYDFLRTTVEEHQKTIDARKPRDVIDMFLIEMNSKKSDFSTEELLVICLDLLEAGVETVSNTAVFMLLHVVRNPEVQKKLQYEIDVEVGYSRRPTLSDRSKMVYTEAVLLESLRISSVAAVGIPHMALEDAKLGNYTIPKDTFVLLAIHDLHNGEHWKDAASFRPERFLTKEGNLIQDEWLMPFGSGKRRCIGEGLARSELFMFLTNLLQSFNLKVPEEDPLPSTEPIDGVTLSAKEFRIVFEPRNIRHKSTY, from the exons ATGTGgcctttaataatttttgttttactccTACTAGTGTTCAAAGATGTTGTGGAGAAACCGGAGTCGTATCCGCCAG GTCCACCTTTGATGCCTTTTATAGGCAATTTGTTATCACTTTGGCTAAGCTTGAAGAAACTTAAATATCATCACAGTGTATGGCAAGATTGGGCCAAGAAATACGGCAACATACTTGGTCTTCGATTTGGTTCTACTAACGTAGTTGTGGTTTCTGGTAAAGATATGATCAGGGAAGTGTCTTCTAGGGAAGTGTTTGACGGTAGACCgaatggatttttttatttgcttagaTCTTTCAATAAGAAACTTG GATTAGTATTTTCTGATGGTGCAACATGGACGAAGACGAGACGGATGGTTTTGAAAAGCCTCAGAGTCTTCGGTTATGGTTCGCGTTCTATGGAGGCCAATATAAGCGAAGAATGCAATGCACTGATTGACATGCGAATGGCTGATGCTGGAGTACCGGTAGTGGTCAATCACATGTTCGACGTATGCATCGTCAATATACTGTGGAAGCTAGTTGCTGGCAAAAG GTATGATTTGGCAAACGAGCAATTAAAAGTTTTGTGCGATCTAATCACAAGATCCTTCAAAGTTGTTGATATGAGTGGAGGTATATTGAATTTCTTGCCGTTCCTCAGGCATGTTGTACCAAATTTAATTGGATATACCGAGCTAAGAGCCATTCACGATGCTCTGTATGACTTCTTACGT ACTACAGTAGAAGAACATCAAAAGACGATCGATGCAAGGAAGCCAAGGGATGTTATAGACATGtttttaattgaaatgaatTCGAAGAAGAGTGACt TTTCTACTGAAGAGCTACTAGTAATATGCCTCGACCTTCTTGAGGCTGGAGTAGAAACTGTCAGCAACACAGCCGTGTTTATGCTCTTGCACGTCGTAAGAAATCCAGAAGTTCAGAAGAAATTGCAATACGAAATTGACGTTGAAGTTGGATATTCTCGACGCCCTACTCTGAGTGATCGatctaa GATGGTTTATACAGAAGCGGTTCTGCTTGAGTCACTGCGCATATCGAGTGTAGCTGCTGTGGGAATACCGCATATGGCATTGGAAGATGCAAAACTTGGCAATTACACGATACCTaag GACACATTTGTGTTACTGGCTATCCACGATCTCCACAACGGTGAACATTGGAAGGATGCTGCATCGTTTCGTCCGGAGCGCTTCCTAACCAAAGAGGGCAACCTAATACAAGACGAATGGCTGATGCCTTTTGGAAGCG GTAAAAGACGGTGTATTGGCGAAGGATTGGCCCGTTCAGAACTGTTCATGTTTCTGACCAATCTGTTGCAAAGTTTCAACCTTAAAGTGCCTGAAGAAGACCCTCTACCAAGCACAGAACCCATCGATGGAGTCACTCTCTCCGCTAAAGAATTTAGAATTGTATTTGAACCTAGAAATATACGTCACAAATCAACTTACTAg